In Bacteroidia bacterium, a genomic segment contains:
- a CDS encoding DUF1343 domain-containing protein: MREFATFLFAVFLVACGSTEKHTGQAGFISDSLSSLDENMPIETSHKRGMRVITGPEKLVVENLSLLQDKRVGIVGNHTSLVFGGTHLVDTLVSLGVRVKAVFAPEHGFRGTADAGEHVANGIDSKTGLPLISLYGTNRKPTESQMKDLDVVIFDIQDIGSRHYTYIGTMTYVMQACAEHGTPIIVLDRPNPNGWYVDGPVLEKGNESFIGMHQIPIVHGMTIGEYAQMVNEEGWLGNGLIADLTVIPCEGYDHAMTWEETQLPWVAPSPNIGTEYAAYLYPAICWFEPTPVSLGRGTEDAFTIVGAPWYQATAAARTTESGLDYYGLEMKPYSFTPISLPGKSKEPPFQDQLCQGLAFQNRVDGKSLYLAGILLLTDFYQQHKAAKPGETFFQKGFNKWPGSKTLQTQIESGLSPEAIYESWQKKVTAFKEIRKKYLLYPDR; this comes from the coding sequence ATGCGCGAGTTTGCTACCTTCCTTTTTGCTGTTTTTTTAGTTGCCTGCGGAAGTACCGAAAAGCACACCGGACAAGCCGGTTTTATTTCAGATTCCTTGTCTTCATTGGATGAAAATATGCCCATTGAAACTTCTCATAAACGCGGTATGCGGGTGATTACCGGCCCTGAAAAACTAGTTGTTGAAAACCTTTCCCTGCTTCAAGACAAACGTGTCGGGATTGTAGGAAACCATACTTCACTTGTATTTGGTGGAACCCACCTGGTAGATACACTGGTTTCACTGGGTGTAAGGGTAAAAGCGGTTTTTGCTCCGGAGCATGGTTTTCGCGGCACTGCCGACGCGGGCGAACATGTAGCCAATGGCATTGATTCCAAAACGGGCCTTCCACTGATTTCCCTCTACGGAACCAACCGAAAACCCACCGAAAGCCAGATGAAAGATCTGGATGTGGTGATTTTTGATATTCAGGATATTGGTTCCCGCCACTACACCTATATCGGGACCATGACGTATGTGATGCAGGCATGCGCCGAACATGGCACGCCCATCATTGTCCTCGATCGCCCCAACCCCAACGGGTGGTATGTCGATGGTCCGGTCTTGGAAAAGGGCAATGAATCCTTTATTGGTATGCACCAGATACCCATTGTGCACGGGATGACGATTGGTGAATATGCCCAGATGGTCAACGAAGAAGGCTGGCTGGGCAATGGACTCATTGCAGATCTGACGGTCATCCCCTGTGAAGGTTATGACCATGCTATGACCTGGGAAGAAACCCAGCTGCCCTGGGTTGCGCCATCACCCAATATTGGTACCGAATACGCCGCCTACCTCTATCCGGCCATTTGCTGGTTTGAACCCACTCCGGTAAGTCTGGGCCGCGGTACAGAAGACGCATTCACCATTGTGGGCGCTCCCTGGTATCAGGCAACTGCCGCAGCCCGAACCACCGAGTCAGGGTTAGACTATTACGGCCTGGAAATGAAGCCCTATTCGTTTACCCCCATATCTCTGCCAGGCAAATCCAAAGAGCCGCCCTTTCAGGATCAGCTTTGCCAGGGATTGGCTTTCCAAAACCGGGTGGATGGCAAATCGCTGTACCTGGCCGGAATCCTGCTTTTAACCGATTTTTATCAGCAGCACAAAGCCGCCAAACCAGGAGAAACCTTCTTCCAAAAAGGATTTAACAAATGGCCGGGAAGCAAAACCCTGCAGACTCAGATTGAATCGGGCCTTTCACCAGAAGCTATATATGAATCATGGCAGAAGAAAGTGACCGCATTCAAGGAAATCCGGAAGAAATACTTACTGTACCCGGATAGGTGA
- a CDS encoding glycosyltransferase family 2 protein encodes MDISIVVPLYNEAESLPHLLEWISRVMKEHQFSYEVVLVDDGSKDSSWEVLLSLSRQYPEVKGIRFQRNYGKSAALHTGFQAAEGSVVITMDADLQDSPDEIPELYRMIHEDGYDLVSGWKKKRHDPLSKRLPSKFFNFVVRIVAGIPNLHDFNCGLKSYRKEVVKNIEVYGEMHRYIPMIAKWAGFKKIGEKEVEHRKREYGISKFGVSRLITGFLDLVSIVFTNKYMKKPMHFFGTWGVFFSFIGGLDLIYLAVIKLGLGEGLGQRIPAMMFGVVMLLLGFMLFSTGLLAELISRNSLYKNQYKIAERVG; translated from the coding sequence ATGGACATATCGATTGTAGTGCCTTTATATAATGAAGCGGAGTCTCTTCCTCATCTGTTGGAATGGATCAGCCGGGTCATGAAGGAGCATCAGTTTTCTTATGAAGTGGTACTCGTGGACGATGGAAGCAAAGATAGTTCCTGGGAAGTATTGCTATCACTTTCTCGTCAATATCCTGAGGTGAAAGGCATCCGCTTTCAGCGTAATTACGGAAAATCGGCGGCTTTACACACCGGCTTCCAGGCTGCTGAAGGTTCTGTCGTCATCACCATGGATGCAGATTTACAGGATAGCCCGGATGAAATTCCGGAACTTTACCGCATGATCCATGAGGATGGGTATGACCTCGTCTCGGGATGGAAGAAAAAACGGCATGATCCACTTTCAAAGAGATTGCCTTCCAAATTTTTTAACTTTGTCGTCAGGATCGTGGCTGGTATTCCCAATCTTCACGATTTTAACTGTGGCCTGAAATCCTACCGCAAAGAAGTAGTAAAGAATATTGAAGTGTACGGCGAAATGCACCGCTATATTCCGATGATTGCCAAATGGGCAGGATTTAAGAAAATCGGAGAAAAAGAAGTCGAACACCGCAAGCGCGAATATGGTATCAGTAAATTTGGCGTGAGCCGGTTGATTACAGGTTTTCTCGATCTGGTATCCATTGTGTTTACCAATAAATACATGAAAAAACCCATGCACTTTTTCGGCACATGGGGGGTGTTTTTTTCATTTATAGGTGGTCTTGATCTGATCTATCTCGCCGTAATTAAATTGGGGTTGGGAGAAGGACTTGGGCAGCGAATTCCTGCAATGATGTTTGGTGTAGTAATGTTATTGCTGGGTTTTATGCTGTTTAGCACAGGTCTGCTGGCAGAGCTGATCAGCCGGAACTCTCTGTATAAAAATCAATACAAGATCGCTGAAAGAGTCGGATAA